The following coding sequences are from one Epinephelus moara isolate mb chromosome 7, YSFRI_EMoa_1.0, whole genome shotgun sequence window:
- the piga gene encoding phosphatidylinositol N-acetylglucosaminyltransferase subunit A: MGQRRRAAASSQRASGAPAEVTGIPSRKHNICMVSDFFYPNMGGVESHIYQLSQCLTEKGHKVVIVTHAYGRRKGVRYLTNGLKVYYLPLQVMYNQSTATTCFHSLPLMRCVFVRERITVVHAHSSFSAMAHDALFHAKTMGLNTVFTDHSLFGFADVSSVLTNKLLTVSLCDTNHTVCVSYTSKENTVLRAALNPEIVSVIPNAVDPTDFTPDPSQRQDGRITIVVVSRLVYRKGIDLLGGIIPELCLKHPDLHFLIGGEGPKRLLLEEVREKYQLHDRVRLLGALEHKDVRGVLVQGHIFLNTSLTEAFCMAIVEGASCGLQVVSTRVGGIPEVLPEDLITLCEPTVRALCAGLETVIARQRSGSVPSPASIHTRVQNLYTWKNVAERTEKVYDQVAREEVLPLDRRLRRLRAHCGPVAGSIFAFVAVLDYLFLLLLQWLVPDRVMDIAVDATGPQGLWRQGPSSEVGAHSKGGVKRPAEPDVST; this comes from the exons ATGGGCCAACGAAGGAGAGCGGCAGCTTCATCTCAGAGAGCCTCTGGAGCTCCTGCAGAGGTCACTGGGATCCCCAGCAGGAAGCACAATATCTGCATGGTGTCTGACTTCTTCTATCCGAACATGGGAGGAGTAGAAAGTCACATTTACCAGCTATCCCAGTGTTTGACTGAAAAGGGACACAAGGTGGTAATTGTCACCCATGCCTATGGCAGGAGGAAGGGTGTCAGGTACCTGACCAACGGACTGAAGGTCTACTACCTCCCCCTGCAGGTGATGTACAACCAGTCCACAGCCACCACCTGCTTCCACAGTCTCCCACTGATGCGCTGTGTGTTTGTAAGGGAACGCATCACTGTGGTGCACGCACACAGCTCGTTCTCCGCCATGGCCCATGATGCACTGTTTCACGCCAAGACCATGGGTCTTAATACG GTGTTCACTGACCACTCACTCTTCGGCTTCGCTGATGTGAGCTCTGTGCTGACCAACAAACTTCTGACTGTGTCGCTGTGTGACACCAACCACACTGTGTGCGTGTCATACACCAGTAAGGAGAACACGGTGCTCCGTGCAGCACTCAATCCAGAGATAGTGTCTGTTATTCCCAACGCTGTCGACCCTACAGACTTCACCCCTGATCCCTCCCAACGCCAAGATGGCAGGATCACTATAGTTGTGGTCAGCCGTCTCGTCTATCGCAAGG GAATCGATCTTCTCGGTGGAATAATCCCAGAGCTCTGCCTCAAACATCCAGATCTGCACTTCCTAATCGGTGGAGAGGGACCAAAGAGGCTTTTGCTGGAGGAAGTGAGAGAGAAATACCAACTACATGACAG GGTGCGTCTGCTGGGGGCTTTGGAGCATAAAGATGTTCGTGGAGTTCTGGTGCAGGGTCATATCTTCCTCAATACGTCTCTGACCGAAGCATTCTGCATGGCCATTGTAGAAGGAGCCAGCTGTGGACTGCAG gtggTTAGCACTCGTGTGGGGGGCATTCCTGAGGTGTTACCTGAGGACTTGATTACCTTGTGTGAGCCAACTGTGCGGGCATTGTGTGCTGGTCTGGAGACGGTCATCGCCCGGCAGCGTTCAGGATCCGTCCCCTCACCTGCCTCTATCCACACGCGTGTGCAAAACCTCTACACCTGGAAAAATGTTGCAGAGAGGACTGAAAAG GTGTACGACCAAGTGGCCCGAGAGGAGGTGCTTCCCCTGGACAGACGGTTGCGGAGGCTGAGGGCTCACTGCGGCCCTGTGGCTGGTTCCATCTTTGCATTTGTGGCTGTTTTAGACTACCTcttcctgctgctcctgcagTGGTTGGTGCCAGATCGGGTCATGGACATCGCCGTGGACGCCACCGGCCCTCAGGGACTGTGGAGGCAGGGACCAAGCAGTGAAGTTGGAGCTCATTCTAAAGGTGGCGTGAAGCGACCCGCAGAACCAGACGTGTCAACGTAG
- the si:dkey-192g7.3 gene encoding putative butyrophilin subfamily 2 member A3 isoform X1: MRTFLGVLMVIIVSGDNEAIKGSLDGSVLLQCNCSERNVNEKLQWQKEKPFMLMVFRHNETNSMFNERYKGRAKTFLSDNRDNCSILLNNITADDQGIYKCSFYIQETYQRSFVNLSVSADYHVCQNCDNPSGSGKVFHCCVKGRYRKTEIQWRLDGQLLTNSTTTYITHTYYLDATGYYYFNSTISTKLNWTSNPTCDVKAKGVSTKIFNDCSTGPFRRVQDSGRYRHLTIIPITLVLGLSLLLWRYRSNTSRSTPRIRDDLYC; the protein is encoded by the exons ATGAGGACCTTTCTGGGAGTGTTAATGGTGATCATTGTCTCAG GTGACAACGAGGCTATTAAAGGCAGCTTAGACGGCAGTGTCCTTCTGCAATGCAACTGCTCAGAGAGGAATGTGAATGAGAAGCTCCAGTGGCAGAAGGAAAAACCATTCATGTTGATGGTGTTCAGACACAATGAGACGAATTCAATGTTTAACGAAAGATACAAGGGCAGGGCCAAGACATTTCTGTCCGACAACAGAGACAACTGCTCCATTCTGCTGAACAACATCACAGCAGACGACCAGGGGATTTACAAGTGCAGTTTTTACATTCAAGAAACATACCAGAGATCATTTGTGAATCTAAGCGTGTCTG CGGACTACCATGTCTGTCAGAATTGCGACAACCCGAGTGGAAGTGGAAAGGTTTTCCATTGTTGCGTGAAAGGACGCTACAGGAAGACTGAGATTCAGTGGAGGTTGGATGGACAGCTTCTTACTAATTCAACCACAACTTACATAACCCACACATACTACCTAGATGCTACAGGCTACTACTATTTCAACAGCACAATCAGCACTAAACTCAACTGGACATCAAATCCTACATGTGATGTGAAGGCAAAAGGCGTGTCAACTAAAATCTTCAATGACTGCAGCACTG GACCCTTCCGGCGGGTGCAAGATTCAGGTAGATACCGGCACTTAACGATCATTCCCATTACATTGGTGCTTGGACTTTCCCTGCTCTTGTGGCGGTATCGTTCCAACACCTCACG GAGTACGCCGAGGATAAGAGATGACCTATACTGCTAA
- the si:dkey-192g7.3 gene encoding putative butyrophilin subfamily 2 member A3 isoform X2 produces MLLHTSTQPHYRGDNEAIKGSLDGSVLLQCNCSERNVNEKLQWQKEKPFMLMVFRHNETNSMFNERYKGRAKTFLSDNRDNCSILLNNITADDQGIYKCSFYIQETYQRSFVNLSVSADYHVCQNCDNPSGSGKVFHCCVKGRYRKTEIQWRLDGQLLTNSTTTYITHTYYLDATGYYYFNSTISTKLNWTSNPTCDVKAKGVSTKIFNDCSTGPFRRVQDSGRYRHLTIIPITLVLGLSLLLWRYRSNTSRSTPRIRDDLYC; encoded by the exons ATGCTACTTCATACTTCCACTCAACCACATTACAGAG GTGACAACGAGGCTATTAAAGGCAGCTTAGACGGCAGTGTCCTTCTGCAATGCAACTGCTCAGAGAGGAATGTGAATGAGAAGCTCCAGTGGCAGAAGGAAAAACCATTCATGTTGATGGTGTTCAGACACAATGAGACGAATTCAATGTTTAACGAAAGATACAAGGGCAGGGCCAAGACATTTCTGTCCGACAACAGAGACAACTGCTCCATTCTGCTGAACAACATCACAGCAGACGACCAGGGGATTTACAAGTGCAGTTTTTACATTCAAGAAACATACCAGAGATCATTTGTGAATCTAAGCGTGTCTG CGGACTACCATGTCTGTCAGAATTGCGACAACCCGAGTGGAAGTGGAAAGGTTTTCCATTGTTGCGTGAAAGGACGCTACAGGAAGACTGAGATTCAGTGGAGGTTGGATGGACAGCTTCTTACTAATTCAACCACAACTTACATAACCCACACATACTACCTAGATGCTACAGGCTACTACTATTTCAACAGCACAATCAGCACTAAACTCAACTGGACATCAAATCCTACATGTGATGTGAAGGCAAAAGGCGTGTCAACTAAAATCTTCAATGACTGCAGCACTG GACCCTTCCGGCGGGTGCAAGATTCAGGTAGATACCGGCACTTAACGATCATTCCCATTACATTGGTGCTTGGACTTTCCCTGCTCTTGTGGCGGTATCGTTCCAACACCTCACG GAGTACGCCGAGGATAAGAGATGACCTATACTGCTAA